In Verrucomicrobiia bacterium, the genomic stretch TTCGGATCAGACATGACCGGACACAGCAAATTGCATCGGCAGATGGAATCACGCGGCATGAAGCCGGCAGCCGCGGAAATCACCTCCCTACCCAGGGTGACCGTTCCCCTCCATGATGCTGCTGCCGCGGATGCCGATCCACGGCTCGTGGACGCCCTTGAGGAAAACGATGATGTGAAGGACGTCTGTTCAAATGCCGAGTTTTCTGAGACGTAAAGCGCGGACTTGAAGCGCGGGGCCCTGGGTTCATGAATAAGCTGACCGACCAGTCATTGATGGCACGCGTGCTCGCCGCCCTGGCACGCGCAATCTGCCGCCGGCCCTCGCTGTTCATCTATCCGCAAATCATTCTCTTCGGCCTCAGCGTTTTCATAACGATCCAGTACCTCCAATTCGACACCAGCCGCGATAATCTCGTGAGCTCGAATAAGAAGTATCATCGCAACTTTCTCGAGTTCCGACGGGAATTTCCGCAACAGGACGATTTGGTGGTGGTGGTGGAGAGCGAGGATTCTGAAAAAAACCGCCAATTCGTGGAACGGCTCGGGGCGCGCCTTGAAGCCGAGACGAATGTTTTTACACACGTGCTGTACAAGGGCGACATGCGGATGCTCGGGAGCAAGGCATTGTTGTTTGCCTCGCCTTCAGATGTCGCTGACCTGCAGAAGACGCTCCAGGATTACCGCCCGTTCATACGCCAGTTCAGCAGCACGACGAATTTGAATTCGTTGTTCACGATGATCAACACCCAGTTCCGCACTGCGCGGCGGGGTCAATCCGAAGAGAACGAATCGATGATTAGGGCGCTGCCTGCGCTCGAGCGCATTATCGAGCAGGCGACCAGGAGCCTCGAACGGCCGGGAAAACCGCCATCGCCGGGAATCACCGCGTTGTTCGATCCCACGGGCGAAGCGGAAAAGGATATCTACATCACCTTTGCGGAAGGCCGCATTTATCTCGTGACCGCGCACGCGCTCCTGCCCTCAAAGCCTGGGGAAAATCGCAATCCGGAAGCGGTCGCGCGACTCCGCGCATTGGTGAAGGAAGTCCGGCGCGAAGTGCCGGGCGTCAACGCCGGGGTTACAGGCGAACCCGTATTGGAAATCGACGAAATGGAGCAATCGCAGCGTGACACCATGATCGCGAGTGTTGTGTCGCTGGTGCTTTGCGTGCTGATTTTTGTCTACGGATACCAGGAAACCGGGCGGCCCGTGAAGGCGACTCTCTGCCTGATCGTGGGCGTGGGCTACACGATGGCCTTTGCGACCCTGGTCATCGGGCATCTGAACATTCTGACCATTACGTTCGTGCCGATTCTGATTGGCCTGGCGATTGATTTCGGCGTGCACCTGATCACACGGTATGAAGAGGAATTGCGGCACGGGATGGCGACAGATGCGGCACTGACGCGGGCGATGGTGTTCACGGGGCAGGGGATCTTCACGGGCGCCTTCACAACCGCAGGAGCTTTCATGGCGATGGCGCTGACCAACTTCAAGGGAATCCAGGAAATGGGCGTAATCTGCGGCGGGGGGCTGTTGATCTGTTTGATTCCGATGCTGACGATGCTGCCGGCACTCCTGCTGCGCGGGAGACAGAATGTAATCGATCACGTTCAGGGCGACGCGACGCCCGCGGGAGCGCGCATTGAAAATATCTGGCTCACGCGGCCGCGGGTGACTGTCGCTGTTACGACGGTGGTGTCAATCCTGGCGCTGACGCAACTGCCGCGGCTCTACTTCGATTACAATCTGCTCAACATGCAAAGTGCCGGGCTCCCGGCCGTGGTGTTCGAACACAAGCTGATCAATTCAGCATCGAAATCGGTTTTGTTCGCGGCTGTGGTGGCGGATTCATTGGAAGAGGCAGTACGGTTGGAGGAGGAAATCCTGAAGTTGCCCGTAGTTGCAGAGAAAGGCGGAGTGGATTCCATAGCCCGGTTTCTCGCGGCCGACCAGCGGGAGCAGCTTCGTCTCATTGGGGAAATCAAGAGAAGCCTCGATGGAATCCAATTTCGGCCGCCCGACCCCAGTCCTGTCGACGTGCCCGCATTGAGCCGAACGCTGTATTCGCTGCGAGGTTATGCTGGTCTCGCGATTCAGGAGATCCAGGATGAGGAACCCGAGTTGGCGGAGCAGTTGCGCTCGTTGCGTGGCGCGATTGAAAACCTGCGCAGGACGATGTTCCGCGGTGGTCCAGAGGATGTCGCGCGCAACGGAGAGAAGTTGGGCGAGTTCCAGCTTGCCCTGTTCGATGACGTCCGCGAAACGTTTCGCGCGTTGCAGACCCAGGACAACAGCGCGCCTCTCGCCATCGAGGATTTGCCTGATGCGTTGCGAGACCGGTTTATCGGGGTGAACGGCCGATTTCTTCTCCAGGTTTATCCGAAAAACGATGTCTGGGTTCGTGAGCATCAGGAGGAATTTGTTGAAGCCCTGCAAAAGGTGGATCCGAATGTGACGGGTACGCCCGTGCAGCTGTACCATTACACCGACCTTTTGAAACGGAGCTACCAGGAAGCGGCGTTATATGCGCTCGGCGCCATCGTGCTCCTCGTATTCATCCACTTCCGCAGCCTGGTTTCGGTGTTGCTGGCTTTAACTCCAGTGGCGATCGGCTCGATTTGGACGGGTGCGTTAATGGGATTTTTTGGAATTCCGCTGAATCCGGCCAATATCATGACCCTGCCCCTGGTGATTGGCATCGGCGTGACGAATGGAATCCACATACTCAACCGGTTTGCGGAGGAACAAACACCCAGCATCCTCGGAAAAAGCACGGGGAAGGCGGTGTTCGCGTCGGGACTCACCACGATCGCGGGTTTCGGCAGCCTGATCCTCGCGCGGCACCAGGGAATTCAAAGCCTCGGGGCGGTGATGTCGACGGGAGTCTTAATGTGCATGGCGGCTGCGTTAACATTCGTGCCCGCGCTGCTCAACCTGACACAGAAGAGGCATCCCAAAAACAAACAACCCAGTGTCGAAAATGCACGATCGACACTGGGTCGGGAGGAACCGAGGTAAAAACCTCAAGTGTGCTGAAAACTTAGAAGAAACACTTTTAATGTCAATATCTATGTCCCATTCAGGCCTTTGGGCGGAAGAATCTTCTCGATAACGTTATTGGCTTTTCCTTCAATGCCTCCAGGAATTCTCATGCAACGGATGCTAACAGCGGTTTGGCTCACAGTTCTCTGCGCGCTGCTCCCGTCTTTGGGCAAGGCGGGCGACTGGGCGAACGCCGGTTTTCTGTTCGACGATTTTCCCCTCGCCATTTCGGAAGGTCACCGCACGGAAATCCTCGGCCCGTTATTTTATTCTGAGGAACGCGATGAGACCTACACCTGGGCAGTTCCGCCGCTCGTGATGCACCATCAATATCCAGGCACCGATTCCGAGGAATGGGATTTTCTGTATCCGTTCGCGAGTTTGGACCGCTTTGGAACGGAGTATCGCTGGCACATTTTCCAATTGTTCAGCTTTGCGGGCGGCGAAAACCAGGAGCAAGAGAAGGCCCGCCGGTTCACGCTGTTCCCGATTTATTTCCAGCAGCGGTCGAGCAACCCGGAGGAAAACTACACCGCAGTTGTTCCGTTTTACGGGCATCTGAAGAAGCGCCTGCTGCGTGATGAAATTTATTTCCTCATGTTTCCCATTTATTCGGAAACCCGGAAACGAGAAGTGGTGACGCGAAATTATGTTTACCCGTTCTTTCATCTTCGGGAAGGCGGCGGAGTCAAGGGCTGGCAGTTCTGGCCGCTGTATGGGCAGGAACACAAGGACATCACCTGGAGCACAAATGGCTTTGGGGACGTGCAGATGATTCCGGGCCGGGACAGCCGGTTTATTTTGTGGCCCATTCACCTGAACCAGACGTCCGAGATCGGCACAACAAACGTGACGCGGCAGCACGCAGTATTGCCTATCTATAGCGTCCAGCGTTCCCCGATGCGGGATTCTACCACCGTTGGCTGGCCGTTTTTCTCGAAGGTGGACGACCGTGGAAAGCAATACATTGAATGGCAGACGCCGTGGCCGTTTGTTGTGTTTGCACGGGGTGAAGGGAAGACCACGACCCGCTTCTGGCCCCTGTTCAGCCGTGCCAGCAGCACCAACCTGGAAAGCTCGTTCTATCTTTGGCCGGTTTACAAATACAACCGCGTGCATGGCCAGACCGTGGACCGGGAACGCACCCGCATCTTCTTTTTCCTCTACTCCGATATCGTCCAGGCCAATCTGGAAACGGGCAAGGCGCAGCGGCGCATTGATGCCTGGCCGCTGTTCACGCATCGACGGGATTACAACGGCGACACGCGGCTTCAGGTGTTATCCCTGCTTGAGCCGCTCCTGCCAAACAGCAAGAGCATCGAACGCAGCTACTCCCCTCTGTGGGCGTTGTGGAGATCGGAAAACACTCCGCAGGAAGGGGCGAGCAGCCAATCGTTGTTGTGGAATCTCTATCGCCGCGATGCGACCCGGGATTCCAAAAAATGCTCGCTCCTCTTCGGCCTTTTTCAGTATCAATCGGGTTCCGCAGGAAAAGGTTTGCGGCTGTTCTATATCCCGCTCATGAGGCCGGACCGAACGGCGACCGACTAGCGGTGGACAACCCATCCCGGGTTGAATGCCTGGCGGCTATATAAGAGTATGTTCGAAAACATCGGTGAAATGGTCGTGCTGTTCTGGCGCACGCTGATGGCGCTGCCGGTAACGTGGCGCCAGCGCCAGAAAGTGTTCGATCAGTTCTTTGAGATCGGCAATGCCAGCCTGCTGATGGTCTGCATTCTTTCGTTCTTCATCGGTGGCGTCATCGCTCTCCAAACAGGACCTGTCCTTGTCGAGCGCGGTCTTGCCAGCGCCGTCGGCGGCCTCGTCGGCATCTCCACCGCCAAGGAACTCGCGCCCGTGATGATGTCCATCCTGATCGCCGGCCGCATTGGTTCAGCCATGGCTGCCGAGATAGGCTCCATGCGCGTCTATCAGGAAATTGATGCGTTGCGCACGATGAACATCAACCCGATTCATTACTTGGTGCTTCCCCGGATTCTCGCTGTCGCAATGGCGCTGCCGCTGCTTGTCGTGTTTTCGATTCTTGTTTCATGGCTCGGCGGCGCAATGGTGTCCGCCGCGAACAATCGCATCGATATCTCGTTTCCTGCATTCTTCACCAACCTCCGTGAGGTCGTGGACGTTCCTGATGTTGCCAATGGCGTGTTCAAAAGCTTCTGCTTTGCGCTCGTGATTGGGGTCGTCTCCTGTCATCAGGGCCTGGTCACCCGCGGAGGGCCCCGCGGCATCGGCCGCTCTGTCACCAAGGCTGTCGTGAACTCGATCGTTCTGATCGTGCTCTTTGATTACATCCTCACCCGACTCCTGCTGAAATGAGCCCCAACCCACGTCCGGATCATGGCGTCAGCGTCGAAGTCCGCGGGCTGCGGCGCAGTTTCGGCAACAACGAAGTCCTCAAAGGCATCGATTTGTTGATCCAGCCGGGCGAGGTGTTCGTTCTGATGGGCCCAAGCGGCAGCGGCAAAAGTGTCCTGCTGCGCCACATCATCGGCCTCGAGGAACCCGAACAGGGCGAGATCCTGATCAATGGCGAATCCATCCACTCTCCCGGCGTGATGGATAAATACAGGATGGCAATGGTCTTTCAATCAGGCGCCTTGCTCAACTCGTTGACGGTCGGAGAAAACGTCGGGCTTTACCTTTCCGAACACCGCTTGAAATCCCCTGAGGAAATCGACGGCATCGTTTCCGAGAAACTCGAGACCGTGGGGCTCAAGGGGACGGAAAACAAGCTGCCTGGCGAACTTTCGGGCGGAATGAGGAAACGCGTGGCCATCGCCCGCGCCCTTGTCACCGAGCCGCAGTTGATTCTTTACGACGAACCCACGAGCGAGCTCGACCCGTTGTCCGCAGTCGTGATCGGCGATGAAATTCGAGAATTGAACGAGCGAATCCACGTCACCTCGTTGATTGTCTCGCACGACCGCGATCTCGCGTTCGGCGTGGCGGATCGCATTGGAGTCATCAATGACGGAAGGATCGTGGCCCTGGGAACGCCGGACGAAGTCAAACAGAGCGCGGATCCGATGATTCGCCGCTTTTTGCATGCCGATTTCAAACGAACGAACCAAAGTTGATTATGAAGAATTCTCTCGAAACCCGGATCGGGATTTTCGTGGCGCTCACGGTCCTCGCGGCCGTTTTCATCCTTGAGATGATTGGCGGGATTGAAAAATTCACGCGCGGGTATCACCTGCACGCCGATTTCGAAACCGTCCAGGAACTGAAGGTGGGCGACCGCGTCAAGATGGCGGGCGTCGAGGTCGGCCGCGTGGAAAACATCCAGCTGAATGCCACCGCAAACAAGGTGCGGGTCACCATGAAGATTCGCAAGAATGCGGGGGTCCGCACGGACAGCCTCGCTGTCATCCGGTTCGCTGGCCTCATGGGCCAGAACTTCGTCGCATTGAATTTTGGCACCCCCGGCGCGCCGCTGGCCGTGAACGAAACCATCCTGCAAACCGCCGAACAACCCGACTTGAATGCAATCATGGTGAAGCTCGATAATGTCGCCTCCGGTGTGGAGAACCTGACGCGCAGCTTCACGGGCGACAAAATTGACAATCTCCTGGGGCCGTTCACCGACTTCCTGAAAGCCAATCAGGTGCCGCTCACGATGACGATTGCCAACCTGCAAAACATTTCAGCACAAATCTCGCGCGGCGAGGGAACCATAGGAAAGATGATCTATGATGAAGCCCTTTATGCGTCAGCAGTGACCACCGTCAGCAATCTCCAGCACGCGACCGGCGACATTCAGCTCACGCTCGCGGAGGCGCGCAAGGTTGTCGACCAGGTCAACTCAGGGCAGGGGACCATGGGCCGATTATTGAAGGACGAAAGTCTCTATAATGAGACCACGGCCTCGATGACAAACCTTCGCGAGATCCTGCAGAAGATCAACCAGGGCCAGGGATCCGTGGGCAAGCTGGTCAACGACCAGGAATTTTATCGCAACGCAAAACTGACGCTTCAGAAACTCGACAAGGCGACGGAGGGGCTCGAGGACCAGGGGCCGCTGAGCGTCCTTGGCATTGCGGTGAACAGCCTGTTCTAGCGGTTCATTTCCGCGTTGTATAACTCCACTGTCCGTCGCGCGCGGTGATCTTCACTGCGCCGGAATCCCGCATGTAGATCACTGGCGCAGGATGATTTTCCAGGCGCTGCCGCAAGGCCGGCGTGGCGCGTTTTGTTGCAGGCAGCTCCGCGTCCGCAACCACGATCAGGGCAGGAGCAATCGCATCGAGCAAATCCGCGCGCAACGGTTCCGCTCTCTCAGGAATTCCTGTAATCACAATGTCTGCCCGCAAGTCAGCCCCTGATTCCAACAACGCCATCTGCCCTTCCCGTCCCAGCTCTGAAAGCAGCAAAATGCTGACGCCGTTCAGGGTTCCCTTGAGAACGAGGCATGCGTCGTCGGCAAGCGTGTGACGAGCGGCGGCAGCGGGATGCAGCACGCTCCACGTTCCGGCAGTGTCTCCTTTCATCACCTTCTCCCATGCGGCGGGCCGCGCTTCCAGCGTTTTCAGAAATGCCCGGTAAGGCGCCGACCTGAAACGCGCGCCACTCGTGATCACATGCCTGGTGGGAATCTCCGCAATGAGCTGTTCGGCGCCTGCCATCGCGCGAGCATCCCCGTGCGTGACCACCAGGCGCCCAAGGGAATCCACGCCGCGGGATCGGAGAAACGGTTCCACAACAAACCGAAATGCATCTGCGTTCCCGCAGTCGACAAGGATATCATCGGAACTTCCCGGCGCATCGATGTATACCGCGTTGCTCCCGGAACACGGGATGGCATACAGGATCGCTGTCCTGTGGCTGTGCCACGCACGTGCTCCGTAAAAACATCCAATCGCAAGAACTGCGGCGAACGTCCACATCCGAAACTTCCTGCGGAATGCATGCCCGCTGAGAGAATAAATCAACGCGCTGTAATAAATTCCCATGTCGATGGGTTCGGGCGCCCGTTGATAAAAGAATGCTCCGGGCAGTTTAGCAGCGGCTTCTCCAATCTTCGTCATGAGAACCATCCAAAGCCAGCCGCTGTGATTGAACAACTCGCCAAGAAATGGAAACACGGGTCCGCAAAATAAACTGCCGAGCGTGCATGCCAGTGCCGCACTCCCGAGCGGAACCATGAGCAGGTTGGAAAGCACAGTGACTGGACTGAAAAGGTGAAAGTAATACGCCGTGAGGGGCCATGCTCCCAGCCACGCGGCTATGGATGAAATCACGGCGGTTGCAACGTGGCGCAGCGGAATTCCCGCCCACCGTTTCCATCGGGGCACCAACGCTGGAGGCAGCCACGGATCCGCTTGCAGCAACTTGTCGCGCAGTTGTTCGAATGGCGGCAGCAACAACGCCATGCTGAACACAACGAGAAAGGACAGTTGGAATCCGGCCTGAAAAAGTTGTTGCGGATCCCATACGAGGATCACCAGCGCGGCCGTCGAGAATGAGTTCAGGAGATCAACGGGACGGCGCAGGGACCAACCGCCAACCACGATGCTCATCATCACCGATGCGCGCACTGCACTCGCCGTCCAGCCCGTTGCGCCCGTATAGAACCATAGCAAGGGAATCACCACCACACCGCACCAGTGACGCGGCACGCGAGTGACTCGACAAAGCGCCACCAGAATGGCCGCAATCAATCCCATGTGAAGCCCGCTGATTGCGAACAGATGCATCGTGCCGGAAATGATGAACGGCTCGTAGGCTTCATTTGGGAGAACATCGCGGCAGCCGAGAGCCATCGCCCAAAGCAGTCGAACCGGTGCATCGATGCGCGGCAGCCCGCGTGAAAGCGCCTGCTGCGACCACGTTACGAACCGCTGGCTTATGGATAACCTGGCAGGGACTGAGACCATTACCCAATCAGAGACTTTGGTGATCAGCTGGAAGTGAATTCCCTGGCGCTGCAGGTAGGAGCGATAATCAAACAATCCCCATACGACGGGCTGAGCCGGGAAAGCGATCGTTCCCGAAACCTCCACGACTTGTCCCGCTGAATGAACCTCCGGCAGAACGCCCGAAACCGTGGCGAGAAGCGTCCCATCGGCAATCCTCCACTCGCCGTTTTTCCGAATCTGACTGACATGAATTTCCGCGAGAGTGCGACGGCTCTCAACCTCGTTCCTCAAACGGATCCGTTCGCTGGGCGAGCCCGCGAGTGTGCCGCGGATGACCACCTCCTCCGCGTTCCCATCCAGCTGCAGCCGCAAGTCGTTGGGCGAAACAATTGCCGTGCGATGCGCGAGGTTCGTCCATGCGGTGAGCAGGACGAGCGGAAATACGAGCGATTTGCGCCGTTCTGGAGCGAGGAGTGCAATCAGCGCAACGGAAAATGCGAGTGCAAAGAGAAGCCATGGCGGCAAAGGAACCCCATTCGCCACAATCAATCCCATCGCATAGGCCAGCGCCACATACCCCAGCGGCCGTCTCATCCGCGCGCAGATTAGGATGCGAACAAGGTTTTGAGAATCAGAATCGGGAACCTGCTGACACTTCGCGCCTCTTACTTCATCGAATGAAAATCCAATTGCATGGAACGAATCCGCGTTTCGAAAAAAATCCCCCATCGACGCACCTCAGGAAACCCCTGGAAAAGCTGGGTGATAACGTCCCAACGGCGGCACCAATTTCCTCGCGCACATTGAAGGCGATGCTCACTCTTGCCACTGCCATCGCAACGAGCCCCGCATTTGCAGACGTTGTGAGTCTTGCGCCGACGGGGGACACCTTCATCCATTTTCCCGACGTTGACAGTAACGCGGGCGCCAATCCGTGGTTTGATGCGGGAACCGATGGCAACGGCGGAGTTCGCCGCGGACTCATCCAATTCGATGTCAGCTCCATTCCACCAGGATCTACGATTACGTCGGCAGTGCTGCGCATGGTGATGACAAAAGTGCCCGGCAACGGGTCGGGAGCGGTGAACTCTAGCTTCGAACTGCGGCGAATGACAACAGGTTGGGCTGAAGGTGTCCAGGGGGGCACCAGCGGCAGTCCCGCCTTGCCCGGCGAGGCAACGTGGAGCGCCCGCATGAAGGACGTCTTGCCGTGGACGACCCCAGGCGCGACGAATGACGCGCGGATCGCCGCAAGCGCCTCAGTTGCAATCGGTGCGACGTTGTTCACGCCTTATTCGTGGACGGGCACCGGCGTTGTTGCCGACGTGCAATTCTGGGTGAACAATCCTTCCGTCAATGCAGGCTGGCTGCTGACGTCCACCGCGGAATCGGGTTTTCGAACGGTCCGTGGGTTCGCTTCACGAGAGGATGTTGCCAATGGTCCGCGGCTTGAAGTGGGATACATTTCGCCAAATCCGCCTGGCCCTGCACGGTTCGCCTCGATAACGCTGACGAACGCATTTTTGCCGACGCCGCCCCTGTTGATCTCGAACGGTCTGCTGACGTTGACGTGGTCTGGCGACACCAACAGCCGCTTTGATCTGCAATATTCAACATCACTCTCCAGCAACGAGTGGCGCCTCGCGCAGGCGAACATTCCGGCGGATATGTCTGGATCCAATGTGCTGACCGATCCTCCCTATCTTGCGAGTCCCGCCTACGGAGCGAATTCCAACGTGTTCTACCGCGTGGAGTCGCTTCCACCTTCCAAACCCGCCCTCGCCGTTCGACTTCAAGTCGTGGTGACCAATCTGGTTTCGCCCACGGTGTTGACGCACGCGGGCGATGGGTCCGGCCGAATGTTCATTGCCGACCAGGTGGGGCACGTTCGCATTGTGGATCCTCAGGGAAATCTGCTGCCCGGACCGTTTCTTGATATTTCCAATCGCATGGTGGTCCTTCAGCCTGGATACGATGAACGCGGGCTGCTCGGGTTGGTGTTCCATCCCGGTTACGCCACGAATGGCCGATTTTTCGTCTATTACGCAGCGCCTTCCACAAACGCCGTGTTCAACAATCAAACCGTGCTTTCTGAATTCGCTGTATCAGCGGGAGATCCGAACGTGGCCGACGCGTCAAGTGAACGCATCCTGCTGACCATCGATCAACCCGAATTCAATCACGAAGGCGGCGCACTCGCGTTTGGACCCGATGGATATTTATACATCGCGTCGGGTGACGGCGGCGGCGGCGGAGATCAGCACGGCCCCTTCGGCAATGCGCAGGTGCTGACCAATCTCCTGGGAAAAATCCTGCGCATCGATGTCGACGGAACCAATTCGGACAACGGCGAGTATGGCATTCCACTCGACAATCCCTTTGTGGGGACCGCAGGCGCGCGCACCGAGATTTATGCTTATGGCTTTCGCAATCCGTGGCGTTTTTCGTTTGATCGCGGCGGCAGCCAGCGCGCCTTCGTCGCGGATGTGGGGCAGAATGTGTGGGAGGAAGTGAACATCCTGCGCAAGGGCGGCAATTACGGCTGGCGCATCATGGAAGGCTTGCACGCCTTCGATCCCGCTCTCGCGGCATTGCTAAACGTGGATATTCCCGGCCTTGAACAGCCGATCATCGAGTACCCGCACGGACCGCTGGGAATCTCGATCATTGGTGGATTTGTGTATCGCGGAACTGGATATCCTCA encodes the following:
- a CDS encoding YebC/PmpR family DNA-binding transcriptional regulator; amino-acid sequence: MLRDGGICGARHLKAAPRENKARFGSDMTGHSKLHRQMESRGMKPAAAEITSLPRVTVPLHDAAAADADPRLVDALEENDDVKDVCSNAEFSET
- a CDS encoding MMPL family transporter; translated protein: MNKLTDQSLMARVLAALARAICRRPSLFIYPQIILFGLSVFITIQYLQFDTSRDNLVSSNKKYHRNFLEFRREFPQQDDLVVVVESEDSEKNRQFVERLGARLEAETNVFTHVLYKGDMRMLGSKALLFASPSDVADLQKTLQDYRPFIRQFSSTTNLNSLFTMINTQFRTARRGQSEENESMIRALPALERIIEQATRSLERPGKPPSPGITALFDPTGEAEKDIYITFAEGRIYLVTAHALLPSKPGENRNPEAVARLRALVKEVRREVPGVNAGVTGEPVLEIDEMEQSQRDTMIASVVSLVLCVLIFVYGYQETGRPVKATLCLIVGVGYTMAFATLVIGHLNILTITFVPILIGLAIDFGVHLITRYEEELRHGMATDAALTRAMVFTGQGIFTGAFTTAGAFMAMALTNFKGIQEMGVICGGGLLICLIPMLTMLPALLLRGRQNVIDHVQGDATPAGARIENIWLTRPRVTVAVTTVVSILALTQLPRLYFDYNLLNMQSAGLPAVVFEHKLINSASKSVLFAAVVADSLEEAVRLEEEILKLPVVAEKGGVDSIARFLAADQREQLRLIGEIKRSLDGIQFRPPDPSPVDVPALSRTLYSLRGYAGLAIQEIQDEEPELAEQLRSLRGAIENLRRTMFRGGPEDVARNGEKLGEFQLALFDDVRETFRALQTQDNSAPLAIEDLPDALRDRFIGVNGRFLLQVYPKNDVWVREHQEEFVEALQKVDPNVTGTPVQLYHYTDLLKRSYQEAALYALGAIVLLVFIHFRSLVSVLLALTPVAIGSIWTGALMGFFGIPLNPANIMTLPLVIGIGVTNGIHILNRFAEEQTPSILGKSTGKAVFASGLTTIAGFGSLILARHQGIQSLGAVMSTGVLMCMAAALTFVPALLNLTQKRHPKNKQPSVENARSTLGREEPR
- a CDS encoding ABC transporter permease, whose amino-acid sequence is MFENIGEMVVLFWRTLMALPVTWRQRQKVFDQFFEIGNASLLMVCILSFFIGGVIALQTGPVLVERGLASAVGGLVGISTAKELAPVMMSILIAGRIGSAMAAEIGSMRVYQEIDALRTMNINPIHYLVLPRILAVAMALPLLVVFSILVSWLGGAMVSAANNRIDISFPAFFTNLREVVDVPDVANGVFKSFCFALVIGVVSCHQGLVTRGGPRGIGRSVTKAVVNSIVLIVLFDYILTRLLLK
- a CDS encoding ATP-binding cassette domain-containing protein; protein product: MSPNPRPDHGVSVEVRGLRRSFGNNEVLKGIDLLIQPGEVFVLMGPSGSGKSVLLRHIIGLEEPEQGEILINGESIHSPGVMDKYRMAMVFQSGALLNSLTVGENVGLYLSEHRLKSPEEIDGIVSEKLETVGLKGTENKLPGELSGGMRKRVAIARALVTEPQLILYDEPTSELDPLSAVVIGDEIRELNERIHVTSLIVSHDRDLAFGVADRIGVINDGRIVALGTPDEVKQSADPMIRRFLHADFKRTNQS
- a CDS encoding MlaD family protein, producing MKNSLETRIGIFVALTVLAAVFILEMIGGIEKFTRGYHLHADFETVQELKVGDRVKMAGVEVGRVENIQLNATANKVRVTMKIRKNAGVRTDSLAVIRFAGLMGQNFVALNFGTPGAPLAVNETILQTAEQPDLNAIMVKLDNVASGVENLTRSFTGDKIDNLLGPFTDFLKANQVPLTMTIANLQNISAQISRGEGTIGKMIYDEALYASAVTTVSNLQHATGDIQLTLAEARKVVDQVNSGQGTMGRLLKDESLYNETTASMTNLREILQKINQGQGSVGKLVNDQEFYRNAKLTLQKLDKATEGLEDQGPLSVLGIAVNSLF
- a CDS encoding ComEC/Rec2 family competence protein; amino-acid sequence: MRRPLGYVALAYAMGLIVANGVPLPPWLLFALAFSVALIALLAPERRKSLVFPLVLLTAWTNLAHRTAIVSPNDLRLQLDGNAEEVVIRGTLAGSPSERIRLRNEVESRRTLAEIHVSQIRKNGEWRIADGTLLATVSGVLPEVHSAGQVVEVSGTIAFPAQPVVWGLFDYRSYLQRQGIHFQLITKVSDWVMVSVPARLSISQRFVTWSQQALSRGLPRIDAPVRLLWAMALGCRDVLPNEAYEPFIISGTMHLFAISGLHMGLIAAILVALCRVTRVPRHWCGVVVIPLLWFYTGATGWTASAVRASVMMSIVVGGWSLRRPVDLLNSFSTAALVILVWDPQQLFQAGFQLSFLVVFSMALLLPPFEQLRDKLLQADPWLPPALVPRWKRWAGIPLRHVATAVISSIAAWLGAWPLTAYYFHLFSPVTVLSNLLMVPLGSAALACTLGSLFCGPVFPFLGELFNHSGWLWMVLMTKIGEAAAKLPGAFFYQRAPEPIDMGIYYSALIYSLSGHAFRRKFRMWTFAAVLAIGCFYGARAWHSHRTAILYAIPCSGSNAVYIDAPGSSDDILVDCGNADAFRFVVEPFLRSRGVDSLGRLVVTHGDARAMAGAEQLIAEIPTRHVITSGARFRSAPYRAFLKTLEARPAAWEKVMKGDTAGTWSVLHPAAAARHTLADDACLVLKGTLNGVSILLLSELGREGQMALLESGADLRADIVITGIPERAEPLRADLLDAIAPALIVVADAELPATKRATPALRQRLENHPAPVIYMRDSGAVKITARDGQWSYTTRK
- a CDS encoding PQQ-dependent sugar dehydrogenase, producing the protein MKIQLHGTNPRFEKNPPSTHLRKPLEKLGDNVPTAAPISSRTLKAMLTLATAIATSPAFADVVSLAPTGDTFIHFPDVDSNAGANPWFDAGTDGNGGVRRGLIQFDVSSIPPGSTITSAVLRMVMTKVPGNGSGAVNSSFELRRMTTGWAEGVQGGTSGSPALPGEATWSARMKDVLPWTTPGATNDARIAASASVAIGATLFTPYSWTGTGVVADVQFWVNNPSVNAGWLLTSTAESGFRTVRGFASREDVANGPRLEVGYISPNPPGPARFASITLTNAFLPTPPLLISNGLLTLTWSGDTNSRFDLQYSTSLSSNEWRLAQANIPADMSGSNVLTDPPYLASPAYGANSNVFYRVESLPPSKPALAVRLQVVVTNLVSPTVLTHAGDGSGRMFIADQVGHVRIVDPQGNLLPGPFLDISNRMVVLQPGYDERGLLGLVFHPGYATNGRFFVYYAAPSTNAVFNNQTVLSEFAVSAGDPNVADASSERILLTIDQPEFNHEGGALAFGPDGYLYIASGDGGGGGDQHGPFGNAQVLTNLLGKILRIDVDGTNSDNGEYGIPLDNPFVGTAGARTEIYAYGFRNPWRFSFDRGGSQRAFVADVGQNVWEEVNILRKGGNYGWRIMEGLHAFDPALAALLNVDIPGLEQPIIEYPHGPLGISIIGGFVYRGTGYPQLAGKYVFGDFSTGFGAPAGVLYYLDETRPGIWEHFTFQLHPGGGNLGRFLKGFGEDESGEIYVLSTFLLGPSGTSGDVRKLVRP